In Nomia melanderi isolate GNS246 chromosome 5, iyNomMela1, whole genome shotgun sequence, a single genomic region encodes these proteins:
- the LOC116430930 gene encoding voltage-dependent anion-selective channel isoform X1: MRKPNYAQLVVVLSRLVYRLTYAILRRSHAVFCTRVLSQKTIMAPPTYSDLGKSARDVFGQGYHFSLIKLDVKTKTSSGVEFSSGGISNQDTGKVFGTLETKYKISDYGLTFSEKWNTDNTLATDVTLADKLLKGLTLGYSCTFSPQTGTKTGKLKTSYAHENVSANADFDLSLSAGPLINASAVVGYQGWLAGYQASFDTQRNKLTKNNFALGFTASDFALHTAVDNGREFSGSIYHKVKPDLQGAINLAWNSSNNVTQFGIGTKYDLDKDASVRAKINSHLQVGLGYQQKLRDGVTLTLSTNIDGKNFGSGGHKIGFALNLEA; this comes from the exons ATGCGTAAACCCAACTATGCGCAGTTAGTAGTCGTTCTTTCCCGACTGGTATACCGTCTCACGTACGCAATTCTTAGGAGAAGTCACGCAGTTTTCTGCACTCGTGTATTATCACAGAAAACG ATTATGGCTCCACCAACATACAGTGACTTGGGAAAAAGTGCTAGAGATGTGTTTGGCCAAGGATATCATTTTAGTCTAATTAAATTAGATGTTAAAACAAAGACTAGCTCTGGTGTAGAGTTTTCTAGTGGTGGGATATCTAATCAGGACACTGGAAAGGTATTTGGTACCTTGGAAACCAAGTACAAAATCAGTGATTATGGATTAACATTTAGCGAGAAATGGAACACTGATAACACACTTGCTACTGATGTTACTCTTGCTGATAAATTACTCAAAGGTCTTACCCTTGGTTATAGCTGCACTTTCTCTCCACAAACAgg GACAAAAACTGGTAAATTAAAGACGTCTTATGCTCATGAAAATGTATCAGCAAATGCtgattttgatcttagcctttcTGCTGGTCCTTTGATCAATGCGTCAGCAGTTGTAGGATATCAAG GATGGCTTGCTGGTTACCAGGCCAGTTTTGATACACAAAGAAATAAACTTACGAAAAACAATTTCGCACTTGGTTTTACTGCTTCTGATTTTGCTCTTCACACAGCAGT agataacggCCGTGAGTTCAGTGGTTCCATTTACCATAAGGTGAAACCAGATTTGCAAGGAGCAATCAATCTTGCTTGGAATTCTAGCAACAACGTTACACAATTTGGAATTGGTACAAAGTATGATCTTGACAAAGATGCAAGTGTTAGAGCCAAAATCAATTCACATCTTCAAGTAGGTTTGGGATATCAACAAAAACTACGTGATG GTGTAACATTGACACTTTCTACAAATATTGATGGAAAGAACTTTGGTTCTGGAGGACATAAGATTGGTTTTGCATTAAACCTTGAAGCTTAG
- the LOC116430930 gene encoding voltage-dependent anion-selective channel isoform X2, which yields MAPPTYSDLGKSARDVFGQGYHFSLIKLDVKTKTSSGVEFSSGGISNQDTGKVFGTLETKYKISDYGLTFSEKWNTDNTLATDVTLADKLLKGLTLGYSCTFSPQTGTKTGKLKTSYAHENVSANADFDLSLSAGPLINASAVVGYQGWLAGYQASFDTQRNKLTKNNFALGFTASDFALHTAVDNGREFSGSIYHKVKPDLQGAINLAWNSSNNVTQFGIGTKYDLDKDASVRAKINSHLQVGLGYQQKLRDGVTLTLSTNIDGKNFGSGGHKIGFALNLEA from the exons ATGGCTCCACCAACATACAGTGACTTGGGAAAAAGTGCTAGAGATGTGTTTGGCCAAGGATATCATTTTAGTCTAATTAAATTAGATGTTAAAACAAAGACTAGCTCTGGTGTAGAGTTTTCTAGTGGTGGGATATCTAATCAGGACACTGGAAAGGTATTTGGTACCTTGGAAACCAAGTACAAAATCAGTGATTATGGATTAACATTTAGCGAGAAATGGAACACTGATAACACACTTGCTACTGATGTTACTCTTGCTGATAAATTACTCAAAGGTCTTACCCTTGGTTATAGCTGCACTTTCTCTCCACAAACAgg GACAAAAACTGGTAAATTAAAGACGTCTTATGCTCATGAAAATGTATCAGCAAATGCtgattttgatcttagcctttcTGCTGGTCCTTTGATCAATGCGTCAGCAGTTGTAGGATATCAAG GATGGCTTGCTGGTTACCAGGCCAGTTTTGATACACAAAGAAATAAACTTACGAAAAACAATTTCGCACTTGGTTTTACTGCTTCTGATTTTGCTCTTCACACAGCAGT agataacggCCGTGAGTTCAGTGGTTCCATTTACCATAAGGTGAAACCAGATTTGCAAGGAGCAATCAATCTTGCTTGGAATTCTAGCAACAACGTTACACAATTTGGAATTGGTACAAAGTATGATCTTGACAAAGATGCAAGTGTTAGAGCCAAAATCAATTCACATCTTCAAGTAGGTTTGGGATATCAACAAAAACTACGTGATG GTGTAACATTGACACTTTCTACAAATATTGATGGAAAGAACTTTGGTTCTGGAGGACATAAGATTGGTTTTGCATTAAACCTTGAAGCTTAG
- the LOC116430905 gene encoding SET domain-containing protein SmydA-8 yields MSQGNSSSSNLESKSTTAFKILHSDIVGRYMVANKELEPGEEIVTEMPFIVGPKAFTYPLCLSCYTPWPPTPNDKPLCSKCGWPVCSTECENQSQHKDYECQIFAQANEKFNVAAALEQTNENGVPQLECVTPLRLLLESEKNPERWNNEVKQMEAHNKVRSRKEHWKADQVNIVDYLRKQLKLDRFSEEQIQTACGILEINTFEIRTANGFSARALYPTVAMMNHSCVSNTCHSISPTDYRVRLRTTVRIPPGGELYGSYTHSLLPTMLRREHLLEGKHFACACQRCADPTELGTHMSSLKCNKCDNGIVLSLDSLDPDSSWKCTHCEFSTSGAAVRKVLQIIQAEVDAVEAISGADGADAIQERETVMKKYRSVLHPRHAFQTMLRHSLTQMYGRVDEYLLDDLPDVVLEHKIDMCHMLLQVLDVVEPGYSRIRGMTLYELHAPLLFVAKTLWNANAINETQLKSKMIEAAEILKEAATILCLEPPDTPEGQIGIVAKESLIQLEQSISNL; encoded by the exons ATGTCGCAGGGAAATTCG aGTTCATCGAATTTGGAAAGCAAAAGCACTACAGCATTTAAGATTCTCCACAGTGATATAGTTGGAAG aTATATGGTGGCGAACAAGGAGTTAGAACCAGGCGAGGAAATTGTCACAGAGATGCCGTTCATTGTGGGTCCAAAGGCATTCACTTATCCTTTGTGCCTTTCGTGTTACACGCCTTGGCCCCCAACGCCAAATGATAAACCGCTTTGTTCTAAATGCGGGTGGCCTGTTTGTTCCACAGAATGCGAAAATCAATCGCAACATAAAGATTACGAATGCCAG ATATTTGCACAAGCAAATGAAAAGTTCAATGTTGCGGCGGCTTTAGAGCAGACGAACGAAAATGGTGTTCCTCAGTTAGAATGTGTAACGCCACTTAGGTTGCTGTTGGAATCTGAAAAAAATCCTGAAAGATGGAACAATGAAGTAAAGCAGATGGAAGCTCACAACAAAGTAAGAAGTCGAAAAGAACATTGGAAAGCGGACCAAGTAAATATAGTGGATTATTTGAGAAAGCAACTCAAACTTGACAG ATTTTCAGAAGAACAAATCCAGACAGCTTGTGGTATACTAGAAATAAACACGTTCGAAATACGAACAGCGAATGGATTCAGTGCAAGAGCGCTTTATCCAACAGTCGCGATGATGAATCACTCTTGCGTTTCAAATACATGTCACAGCATTTCACCGACAGATTACAG AGTACGATTGCGAACTACAGTTCGAATTCCACCGGGTGGTGAACTTTATGGAAGTTATACACACTCTTTACTTCCGACTATGTTGAGAAGAGAACATCTTCTCGAAGGGAAGCACTTTGCGTGTGCATGTCAGAGATGTGCAGATCCCACCGAGCTTGGAACACACATGTCTTCCTTAAAATGTAACAAATGTGATAATGGAATCGTGTTATCCTTAGATTCCCTag acCCTGATAGTTCGTGGAAATGCACACACTGTGAATTCTCGACCAGTGGAGCTGCGGTTCGAaaagtattacaaataattcaagCTGAAGTTGATGCTGTGGAGGCAATCAGCGGGGCTGACGGAGCCGACGCTATTCAAGAAAGAGAAACGGTTATGAAAAAATATCGTTCTGTTTTACATCCTCGTCACGCTTTCCAGACGATGTTAAG GCATTCATTAACACAAATGTATGGCCGCGTTGACGAATATCTTCTAGACGATTTACCGGATGTTGTATTGGAACACAAAATTGACATGTGCCACATGTTACTTCAAGTACTGGATGTTGTAGAACCAGGTTACTCTCGTATAAGAG GAATGACATTGTACGAGCTTCATGCACCACTGCTTTTTGTCGCTAAAACTCTATGGAATGCAAACGCAATCAATGAAACTCAACTTAAATCAAAAATGATCGAAGCTGCCGAAATTTTAAAAGAGGCGGCAACCATTTTGTGCTTGGAACCACCGGACACACCCGAGGGTCAAATAGGTATTGTGGCGAAAGAGTCGTTGATTCAACTTGAACAGTCGATCagtaatttatga
- the LOC116430906 gene encoding SET domain-containing protein SmydA-8 isoform X1, whose translation MALGEKSKNSVTTTSKYNVARSEKLGRYLQSAKNLTAGEVILREKPIAVGPTISSNDYVCFACLRFLPKIRKLSQYLCSKCNVAPLCGTACEGQPKYHTPDECEMFKNNKDLLSSNIVDIIGVLLPLRLWLLKQRDPVLWGQVESMESHVDKRRNTSVWKDREENVINVIRNLGLIADHDESTSESLQQLCSILDVNMFELRSPGGVDGLFLRGLYAEASLMAHDCRGNTHLTIDDNFQLTVYASVPIQEGETILFNYTSSLLGTSGRREHLRGGKYFECECSLCKDPYEMGSYMSCILCPRCREGYVGVKNPLTINPYEKNMRWQCNRCRRSIGGRLVRATLNISRTLIEDTDDNDIRGLETLTTKLARSFHPNHYLMLSLKQKLLAAYRKEMGTPNPQKKCMQKMLDTCKEVCDVLEIVEPGISRLKGIMLYEMHLPLVLLANRAYAARDISLTELSSRLEKAADLLKRSLRILLLEPVETPEGKLAKRALHELKALNQNITDVKTMMTTVEDTHGHRQKKVTKK comes from the exons ATGGCactcggggaaaagtccaaaaaCAGCGTAACTACCACATCAAAATATAATGTTGCTCGGTCAGAAAAACTCGGCAG GTATTTACAATCAGCAAAAAATCTAACTGCCGGTGAAGTAATACTTCGAGAAAAACCGATTGCTGTTGGGCCAACGATTTCCAGTAACGATTACGTGTGTTTCGCCTGTTTGCGTTTTCTAccgaaaataagaaaactgtcgCAATATCTTTGTTCAAAATGCAACGTTGCACCTTTATGCGGTACTGCTTGCGag GGACAGCCGAAATACCATACACCAGATGAAtgcgaaatgtttaaaaataacaaagactTGTTATCTAGTAATATAGTAGACATAATTGGTGTTTTATTGCCCTTAAGACTGTGGCTTCTAAAACAGAGAGACCCGGTATTATGGGGACAAGTAGAGTCGATGGAATCTCATGTGGACAAAAGGAGAAACACATCTGTATGGAAGGATAGAGAAGAAAACGTTATAAAT GTCATCAGGAATCTTGGTTTAATTGCTGATCACGATGAATCTACCTCAGAGTCTTTGCAACAACTGTGCAGCATTTTAGATGTGAATATGTTTGAGCTACGATCTCCGGGAGGTGTGGACGGGCTGTTTTTACGAGGTTTATATGCGGAAGCCTCCCTCATGGCACATGATTGCAGAGGAAACACTCATCTCACCATTGACGACAATTTTCAGCTCACCGTGTACGCCAGTGTACCGATCCAAGAAGGCGAAACCATTCTTTTCAATTATACGTCGTCCCTTTTG GGAACGTCGGGTAGAAGAGAACATTTGCGTGGTGGAAAGTATTTCGAATGCGAATGTTCGTTATGCAAAGATCCCTATGAAATGGGATCGTACATGAGCTGTATCCTATGTCCACGGTGCAGGGAAGGTTACGTAGGAGTCAAGAATCCGTTAACAATCAATCCGTATGAAAAGAACATGAGATGGCAATGTAACAGGTGTAGAAGGAGCATTGGAGGACGTCTTGTACGGGCTACTTTGAATATTAGTAGGACATTGATCGAGGACACAGATGACAATGACATTAGA GGTCTGGAAACGCTGACAACTAAATTAGCTCGATCATTTCATCCGAATCATTATTTAATGCTGtctttaaaacaaaaattattggcAGCGTATAGAAAGGAAATGGGGACTCCAAATCCACAGAAGAAATGTATGCAAAAGATGTTAGACACGTGCAAAGAAGTTTGCGATGTATTGGAAATTGTTGAGCCGGGGATATCTCGATTAAAag GTATAATGTTATACGAAATGCATTTACCATTGGTGCTATTAGCGAATCGCGCGTACGCAGCACGCGACATTTCTTTGACGGAACTATCTTCTCGTCTCGAGAAAGCCGCAGATCTTTTAAAAAGATCCCTTAGGATACTCCTGTTGGAGCCAGTGGAGACGCCGGAAGGCAAATTAGCTAAACGAGCTTTACACGAATTAAAAGCTTTAAATCAAAACATAACGGACGTTAAAACTATGATGACGACAGTTGAGGACACGCATGGGCACAGACAAAAAAAAGTCACCAAGAAAtaa
- the LOC116430906 gene encoding uncharacterized protein LOC116430906 isoform X2, protein MALGEKSKNSVTTTSKYNVARSEKLGRYLQSAKNLTAGEVILREKPIAVGPTISSNDYVCFACLRFLPKIRKLSQYLCSKCNVAPLCGTACEGQPKYHTPDECEMFKNNKDLLSSNIVDIIGVLLPLRLWLLKQRDPVLWGQVESMESHVDKRRNTSVWKDREENVINGTSGRREHLRGGKYFECECSLCKDPYEMGSYMSCILCPRCREGYVGVKNPLTINPYEKNMRWQCNRCRRSIGGRLVRATLNISRTLIEDTDDNDIRGLETLTTKLARSFHPNHYLMLSLKQKLLAAYRKEMGTPNPQKKCMQKMLDTCKEVCDVLEIVEPGISRLKGIMLYEMHLPLVLLANRAYAARDISLTELSSRLEKAADLLKRSLRILLLEPVETPEGKLAKRALHELKALNQNITDVKTMMTTVEDTHGHRQKKVTKK, encoded by the exons ATGGCactcggggaaaagtccaaaaaCAGCGTAACTACCACATCAAAATATAATGTTGCTCGGTCAGAAAAACTCGGCAG GTATTTACAATCAGCAAAAAATCTAACTGCCGGTGAAGTAATACTTCGAGAAAAACCGATTGCTGTTGGGCCAACGATTTCCAGTAACGATTACGTGTGTTTCGCCTGTTTGCGTTTTCTAccgaaaataagaaaactgtcgCAATATCTTTGTTCAAAATGCAACGTTGCACCTTTATGCGGTACTGCTTGCGag GGACAGCCGAAATACCATACACCAGATGAAtgcgaaatgtttaaaaataacaaagactTGTTATCTAGTAATATAGTAGACATAATTGGTGTTTTATTGCCCTTAAGACTGTGGCTTCTAAAACAGAGAGACCCGGTATTATGGGGACAAGTAGAGTCGATGGAATCTCATGTGGACAAAAGGAGAAACACATCTGTATGGAAGGATAGAGAAGAAAACGTTATAAAT GGAACGTCGGGTAGAAGAGAACATTTGCGTGGTGGAAAGTATTTCGAATGCGAATGTTCGTTATGCAAAGATCCCTATGAAATGGGATCGTACATGAGCTGTATCCTATGTCCACGGTGCAGGGAAGGTTACGTAGGAGTCAAGAATCCGTTAACAATCAATCCGTATGAAAAGAACATGAGATGGCAATGTAACAGGTGTAGAAGGAGCATTGGAGGACGTCTTGTACGGGCTACTTTGAATATTAGTAGGACATTGATCGAGGACACAGATGACAATGACATTAGA GGTCTGGAAACGCTGACAACTAAATTAGCTCGATCATTTCATCCGAATCATTATTTAATGCTGtctttaaaacaaaaattattggcAGCGTATAGAAAGGAAATGGGGACTCCAAATCCACAGAAGAAATGTATGCAAAAGATGTTAGACACGTGCAAAGAAGTTTGCGATGTATTGGAAATTGTTGAGCCGGGGATATCTCGATTAAAag GTATAATGTTATACGAAATGCATTTACCATTGGTGCTATTAGCGAATCGCGCGTACGCAGCACGCGACATTTCTTTGACGGAACTATCTTCTCGTCTCGAGAAAGCCGCAGATCTTTTAAAAAGATCCCTTAGGATACTCCTGTTGGAGCCAGTGGAGACGCCGGAAGGCAAATTAGCTAAACGAGCTTTACACGAATTAAAAGCTTTAAATCAAAACATAACGGACGTTAAAACTATGATGACGACAGTTGAGGACACGCATGGGCACAGACAAAAAAAAGTCACCAAGAAAtaa
- the LOC116430906 gene encoding uncharacterized protein LOC116430906 isoform X3: MFKNNKDLLSSNIVDIIGVLLPLRLWLLKQRDPVLWGQVESMESHVDKRRNTSVWKDREENVINVIRNLGLIADHDESTSESLQQLCSILDVNMFELRSPGGVDGLFLRGLYAEASLMAHDCRGNTHLTIDDNFQLTVYASVPIQEGETILFNYTSSLLGTSGRREHLRGGKYFECECSLCKDPYEMGSYMSCILCPRCREGYVGVKNPLTINPYEKNMRWQCNRCRRSIGGRLVRATLNISRTLIEDTDDNDIRGLETLTTKLARSFHPNHYLMLSLKQKLLAAYRKEMGTPNPQKKCMQKMLDTCKEVCDVLEIVEPGISRLKGIMLYEMHLPLVLLANRAYAARDISLTELSSRLEKAADLLKRSLRILLLEPVETPEGKLAKRALHELKALNQNITDVKTMMTTVEDTHGHRQKKVTKK; encoded by the exons atgtttaaaaataacaaagactTGTTATCTAGTAATATAGTAGACATAATTGGTGTTTTATTGCCCTTAAGACTGTGGCTTCTAAAACAGAGAGACCCGGTATTATGGGGACAAGTAGAGTCGATGGAATCTCATGTGGACAAAAGGAGAAACACATCTGTATGGAAGGATAGAGAAGAAAACGTTATAAAT GTCATCAGGAATCTTGGTTTAATTGCTGATCACGATGAATCTACCTCAGAGTCTTTGCAACAACTGTGCAGCATTTTAGATGTGAATATGTTTGAGCTACGATCTCCGGGAGGTGTGGACGGGCTGTTTTTACGAGGTTTATATGCGGAAGCCTCCCTCATGGCACATGATTGCAGAGGAAACACTCATCTCACCATTGACGACAATTTTCAGCTCACCGTGTACGCCAGTGTACCGATCCAAGAAGGCGAAACCATTCTTTTCAATTATACGTCGTCCCTTTTG GGAACGTCGGGTAGAAGAGAACATTTGCGTGGTGGAAAGTATTTCGAATGCGAATGTTCGTTATGCAAAGATCCCTATGAAATGGGATCGTACATGAGCTGTATCCTATGTCCACGGTGCAGGGAAGGTTACGTAGGAGTCAAGAATCCGTTAACAATCAATCCGTATGAAAAGAACATGAGATGGCAATGTAACAGGTGTAGAAGGAGCATTGGAGGACGTCTTGTACGGGCTACTTTGAATATTAGTAGGACATTGATCGAGGACACAGATGACAATGACATTAGA GGTCTGGAAACGCTGACAACTAAATTAGCTCGATCATTTCATCCGAATCATTATTTAATGCTGtctttaaaacaaaaattattggcAGCGTATAGAAAGGAAATGGGGACTCCAAATCCACAGAAGAAATGTATGCAAAAGATGTTAGACACGTGCAAAGAAGTTTGCGATGTATTGGAAATTGTTGAGCCGGGGATATCTCGATTAAAag GTATAATGTTATACGAAATGCATTTACCATTGGTGCTATTAGCGAATCGCGCGTACGCAGCACGCGACATTTCTTTGACGGAACTATCTTCTCGTCTCGAGAAAGCCGCAGATCTTTTAAAAAGATCCCTTAGGATACTCCTGTTGGAGCCAGTGGAGACGCCGGAAGGCAAATTAGCTAAACGAGCTTTACACGAATTAAAAGCTTTAAATCAAAACATAACGGACGTTAAAACTATGATGACGACAGTTGAGGACACGCATGGGCACAGACAAAAAAAAGTCACCAAGAAAtaa
- the LOC116430912 gene encoding erlin-1 — protein sequence MVDQSIIGLCFFVCLAVVFNCSLHRIDEGHVGVYFRGGALLPQVSNPGFHMMIPFLTKYRSVQVTLQTDEVKNVPCGTSGGVMIYFDRIEVVNILDANSVYNIVRNFTADYDQTLIFNKIHHELNQFCSVHTLHEVYIDLFDQIDENLKTALQKDLNDLAPGLSIHAVRVTKPKIPETIRKNYELMEGEKTKLLIATQHQKVVEKDAETDRKKAIIEAEKQAIVSKIQYNQNIMEKESLQKIVEIENAIHLSQQKSLSDAEYYKLKMQAEANKRLFTPEYLELKKYEGLAQNSKVYFVQDTPKMFVYENNLKDPIVHSSLDTKET from the exons ATGGTTGATCAAAGTATTATTGGTCTATGCTTCTTCGTCTGTCTGGCAGTAGTTTTTAACTGTTCATTACATCGTATAGATGAAGGTCATGTTGGTGTATATTTTAGG GGAGGTGCATTATTGCCTCAAGTAAGTAATCCTGGATTTCATATGATGATTCCTTTCTTAACAAAATATCGATCAGTTCAAGTTACATTACAAACAGATGAAGTAAAAAATGTACCTTGCGGTACCAGCGGTGGTGTGATGATATATTTTGACCGCATAgaagttgtaaatatattagatGCAAACAgtg TTTATAACATCGTAAGGAATTTTACGGCAGACTATGaccaaacattaatatttaacaaaatacatCATGAATTGAATCAATTTTGTTCTGTACATACTTTGCACGAAGTATACATAGACTTGTTTGATCAAAtagatgaaaatttaaaaactgcTCTACAGAAAGATTTAAATGATTTAGCACCTGGTTTAAGTATTCATGCTGTTCGGGTTACAAAACCTAAAATACCAGAAactattagaaaaaattatgaGTTAAT GGAGGGtgagaaaacaaaattattgataGCTACACAACATCAGAAAGTAGTAGAAAAAGATGCAGAAACTGACCGGAAGAAAGCTATTATTGAAGCTGAAAAACAGGCaatagtttcaaaaattcaatacaatcaGAACATTATGGAAAAAGAATCTCTTCAAAAAATAGTTGAAATCGAAAATGCAATACATTTGTCACAACAAAAGAGTCTTTCTGACGCTGAATACTATAAACTGAAAATGCAAGCAGAAGCAAATAAACGTCTCTTTACACCAGAGTACCtagaattgaaaaaatatgaagGATTAGCACAAAATTCCAAAGTTTATTTCGTTCAAGATACACCAAAAATGTTTgtgtatgaaaataatttaaaagatcCTATAGTTCATTCCAGCTTAGATACAAAAGAAACATAA